The nucleotide sequence GAAGCGGGTCTAAACCTATCCTGCCATCAACCCATCCTCCTCCGTATTGCTACTTAGTGCTTTCGTTAATCAGTAAGGGCAGCAGCGCACTGAGGAGAATCACGCCAAGGTCCATCCAGGTCAGGGGCGAAAGGTGTAGCAGATCTTGCAATTGGGGGATCGCCAGGGTAATCAACTGCAATCCGATCGAAAAGATGAGGGCGATCGCCAAATACCAGTTGGCCGATCGGGGCTTTGATGCCAACAAAATTCGGGTTTTAGACCGGCAACTGATGGCATGCACCAGTTGGGCCAGCGTTAAACTCATAAAGCCAACCGTACTGGCGGAGGGACCAATACCATAGCGCCAGATGGCGTAACCATAAGCCCCCAGGGCACTGAAGGAGAGCAGGGCAGATTCCAGAAAGATGCGCTGGAATTCCGCCTGAGGCAGAATGGGCTCCTGGGGATCACGGGGGGGTTGTAGCAGCACCTCTGGTTCGGAGGCTTCCAGGGCCAGGGCCAGCCCTGGGAAAATATCCGTGACCAGATTCAGCCAGAGCAGTTGAATGGCATTCAAGGGTTGGCCAATCCCCAAACTGACACTGACCAGCATCACCATAATCTCACTCAGATTGGTGGCGATCAGGAAATGGACCGACTTGCGAATATTGCCATAAATGGTGCGGCCCTGCTGAATGGCGATCGCGATCGTGTCCAGATTATCCTCTTCCAGAATCACATCCGCCACCTCACGGGCCGCATCTGTCCCGGCTTGGCCCATGGCAATGCCCACATCCGCTGCTTTCAGGGCTGGGGAGTCATTGATACCATCGCCGGTCATGGCCACCACTTTGCCAGTCTTCTGCAAAGCCTGGACAACCTGCAACTTATTCGCCGGGCTGATGCGGGCAAAGATATGCACCGATCCATCCAGCTCATGGGCCGCAAACCCCGACTCAGAACCAGAGGAAGGACCGGAGAACCTGGCCAGATCTGCCGCATCAAGAATCTTCAGGGGTGCCCCCTGGCTGAGGTTAAGGGCCTGACCGATCGCAGAGGCCGTCAGACTCTGATCCCCCGTGACCATGATCGTCTCAATTCCGGCCTGATGGAAGACCTCAATCGCCGCATTTACCCCTGGCCGAATCGGGTCCGCTAGGGCCACCAAGGCCAGCCAGGTGAGGGACTCTGGACCTGGATCAATTGTTTGAGTCTGGCCGTAAGCCACCCCCAACACCCGCAGTGCTTGACTGGCCATCCGATCGTTTTCTGCCAACACCTGCTGTCGCAGGGCCGGGGTTAAGGCGATCGGCTGCCCCTGATCCAGGATGGCGTGGCATTGATCCAGCACCTCGATCGGATTGCCTTTCATGGCCACTAAATAAGTTCCCTGCTCCGCTGCATGGGCCGTTGCCATCCAGTTCTGGGTGGTGGAACGGGGCCAGGTTTTAAGTCGGGGATAGCGTTCCCGTAGGGGTTGCACTGCAACACCCGCTGCGATCGCCAAGGTCAGCAGGGCATTTTCAGTAGAAGAACCCTGGAGAGCAAGATGCTCTCCGCCGCCATTCAGTTCACTGTCATTGCAAAGGGCCACAATTTGCAGGAGTTTCAACCAAGAGGGGTGGGCCTGTAGGGACTGCAAGTCCTCTGCTGTCGGAATCTGAAGCCGGGTCTGGTCGGCATAGAGTTCCACCACGGTCATGTTGTTGACGGTGAGGGTGCCTGTTTTATCCAGGCAGAGCGATCGCAAGGCCCCCAGGGTTTCTACCGCCCCCAGGCGACGAATCAAAATCTTTTGTTGCCGCATTCTCCAAAGCCCCAGGGCCAGGATTGTTGTCGCCACAGCAGGCAACCCTTCTGGAACCGCAGCGACTGCCAGAGAAATGGAGGTTTTCAGCATCTCCAGAAGTTCATAGCCCCGCAGCAGCCCGATCACGAAAACAACACCGCAAATCACACTACAGAGAAGGACAAGTTGGCTCCCGACCTGGTCCAACTGGTTTTCGATCGGGGTCTTTGCCGGTTCAACCTGTCCCACCAGGGTCTGAACTTTACCCATCTCCGTCTGCTGTCCGGTGGCAACGACGATCGCCCGTCCCTGGCCCCCAATGACGAGGGTTCCCCGATAGACCATATTCAACCGATCGGCCAGGGGCACGTCCGGCTCTGTCAAGGGGTCCACCTGCTTGGTAACCGGAATACTCTCTCCTGTCAAAGCCGACTCATCCACCTGGAGCTGGTCCGCCTCGATAATGCGGGCATCAGCGGGGATCGCAGTCCCCGATCGCAGCCACACCAGATCCCCAGGCACCACCTCTGGGGCACTCACCTGCACCCGCTCTCCCGCTCGGACCACCTGAGCCGTGGGCGTTCCAAGCTGTTCTAAAGAACGAATGATCCGATCAGAATGGTTTTCGGTGGCGTACCCAATGATGGCATTGATCAGGACGACCCCCATAATCACCAGGGCATCAGCCCGACCTCCGGTGATCACTGCAATCAGGGCAGCGACGCTGAGGAGTGCCACCGGCATGGACTTAAATTGGGCCAGGAACATGGTCCACCGTGATCGGGAGGCAAATTCCGGCAGGAGGTTGGGGCCATATTGATGCAGGCGCTCCTGGGCCACAGCCTGAGAAAGCCCCTCTGTCACATCCGTATGGAACTGGGTCAGCAGGGTTTCAACCCCTGAGCAATGCCAGCACTGAACCGTCTCTTCTCCAATCGGGACTTGGGCAAATACCAATGATTTCACACCCTTTCTGGTGATCGACTTAACAATCAACGGCAAGAGGATCAATCCTCAGCCCATACTTCGCAGGCTAGCAGGTCACAAATTCGATCGCGGAGTAAAAACTCATTGCGTTCTAGCTCAGACTCCACATAGGGCCAATCTTGAGCTGGAAAACAACGACACAGGGCATAGATGGGCTGACGGCGGTTAATCAGTCCTTGTTCGAGTAAGGCTCTGGCCTCTCCCTGAATCATGGCCAATGAGTATTGAATCGTCGGTAGTCTCATATGTTTCCTCCTGATCCGTAGCTGGAGAGATTGCCCGGAATTGTCTCAGACTCATAGAGGTGCTCTATTTCCTACCTTAGATGTAAGTAAGAAACCCCTGGAAAACTTCATTTAGCAATTTTTCTTGTCAATTCGTATCACTTCTTACTCTGATTGTGAGCAAAGCACAGTCCATTCTTACAGCCAATTGTATTGATTCGGCAAGGACGGATAAGGGACTGAAGGACGGCATCCCACTTTTGTAGCCCCTCACCCTTTTTGGGCTACTGTGTACCCATCATCCCCTCCCGAGAGGGGATTTCACACCAGTCTGCTGACTGGGGCCGAACTTTTCCGAGATCTGTATACACGGTAGCCCTTTTTGGGAGAAGGGGCTGGGGGATGTAGACGCGCAGCGGCTTCCCCTTGGGTGGGCAACCTGGCAAAACTGGGATACTCCCGACCGAAGTCCCTGGTTAAGGGCAGCTATACAGAGAATTGGGATGACCTGATCTGACTCCAGTCTGGAACTTGAGCGTAATTTTCCCTACTCTTGCAAGTTCTGTGATAGGGTCTTGGGTAAGGCTTATTTTCGGCTGTGTAATCCGTTTTACAAGCGTTTCTCCGAATCTAATTCTCTACATCTTTTGGTTTGGGGGAACCTGCTATGGCTATTTATGTTGGTAATCTGTCCTACGAGGTTACCCAGGATGATCTGACGCAAACATTTTCCACCTACGGAACAGTTAGACGAGTGCAACTTCCGATGGACCGTGAAACAGGTCGGTTTCGTGGATTTGCCTTTGTTGAAATGGGGTCAGAGACAGAAGAAACTGCAGCCATTGAAGCACTCGATGGTGCTGAATGGATGGGGCGTAACCTCAGGGTCAACAAAGCGAAACCTCGTGAGGAAAGAGGTTCTTCTGGAGGAGATTGGGGCAATAAAGGGAGCTCTTCCCGTCGCTATTAATTTGCCTGATTTCTATCTAGTCTGAATGCAATTAATTTTTGAGGAGATTAGATGACCCAAGTCATTCCTGGCGAAAATGAAGGCATTGAGTCAATGATACGTCGCTTCAAGCGAGAGGTATCTAAGGCAGGAATCTTTCCAGATATGAGGAAGCACCGGCATTTTGAGACCCCGATCGAAAAACGGAAGCGCAAAGTGCTGGCCAAGCACAAACAAAATAAGAGGAAATTTCGCTATTGACTTCTGACAACTCTTTCAGCGAGATCGAACGGATCATCCTGGAAGCATTACGGCAAGGAGATAGGACTCAGGGGGAACTCTTTGATCTCATCGTCAAAAGCTATCCAACCCTGACTCAGACGTTGCGCAAACTGAAGGACAGGAAGCTGATCGAGACTTATTTTGTTGTGACTGAAACCATCCCTATCCTGACCTACCGTTTACTTCCTAAAAGTTGACTTACACACCCAGTACCGCTGGTCAATATCTATGAATATCAGAGAACTTTTGAGCCGATATGCAGCAGGTCAAAGGGACTTTAGAGGCCTAAACCTGGTAGCCGCAAACCTGAGAAATGTGAATTTAAGTGGTATCAACCTGAGTGGGGCCAATCTGACGAAGGCAAACCTCACCCGAACCAATTTAAGCTACGCGAATCTCACGGATGCAGTTTTGATCGGAGCGCTTTTGACTGAAACCAATTTGGCCAGAGCCAACCTGACCAATGCTGATCTGAATCAGGTTAACCTCAATCAGGCAATTTTGCATGGAACCCGAATGGCAGATGGTAAACAGGCCAGCATCCAGGCTCATCCCATCCAAATGTCTGTCTGATCAGAATTAAATAACATCGCCAAACTTCTGCTTGCCCTCTCCCCTGAGTTTTAGAGATGCCCGCTGATGACGCGATTCCGAGATTACCAAACCAGTCTGGCCGCATTCGAACGGGAGGTTTGGGTCCGCTGTCCTCGTTGCCAGCAGGCCACCCTGTCCCGCTGTCTGGATCAGGGTCTGACCTGGCGGATTGCCTGCCCCCACTGTGGGTATATTCAGTCGGCGTTTCGGGATGCTCAGCGCCAGCGATCGCAGCCCTGGTGGACCCAGGGTTGGTGGGGAGAAGCGCGGAAATTTGGGGGAGCGGTTGATCCCCTGTTTGGTTTGCCCTTGTGGTTACAGGTGCCCTGTTGTGGGCAGGTTTTGTGGGTCTACAACCAGGCCCATCTGGAGTTTCTGGAGCATTATGTGCGATCGACCCTGCGGGAACGGCAGGGGAGCAAGGGGAATCATCACAGCATGGCTGTCCGCCTGCCCCGCTGGATCAAGCAAGCGCAGCATCGGGAGGCTGTATTGAAGGGACTGCAACAGTTAAAGGAGCGTCTGGAGGGGTGACTCTGCAGCAGCCCCACCCCGGCCCTGGGGGCCACCCCTCCCCAGAGGGGATTTTAGACGATCCCTCGTGCCCAGGCTCATCCCTCGTACCCAGGCTCATCCCTCGTACCCAGGCTCTGCCTGGGTGCGCCAAGCCTGCGGGCCAACCTTCCGGCACCTGAGCAGAGCGGATGATCATGATTTTATGATTGAGATCAGCCTATTTCATCGTCCCGATCGCCACGCAGAGAAAGACTGACATGATTGCATTTCCCGACAAAGAGAACCTGACTTCAGTGGCATACCTGGACTGGGAAGCGCAACAGGAAACCAGATATGAATATGTCAATCTGTGGATTGGGTCTTTGTCCCAGGACCGGGAGTTGCCTCAGGGATGACCCACTTTGCCCGCTGGTAGGAGGCGGTCGAACGGGCCAAACATTGGGCGCGGTAAAATCGGGGCATGGAACAGTCATCTCCCTACGAACAGCTACAGGGCATTGTCGAACGGCTGACCTTTCATTCCGAGGAGTCGGGCTACACCGTGGCCCGACTGAAGGTGCCCCGTGCCTCCGAACTGGTGACGATCGTCGGCAGCTTTGCCAACATCCAGGCAGGGCAAACCCTAGATCTGACGGGGTTATGGAAGGAGCATCCCAAGTTTGGTCCCCAGTTCCAGGTGACCCGCTATCGGGAGACAAAACCGGCGACCCTGACGGGATTGGAGAAATACCTGGGCAGCGGCCTGATCAAGGGGGTGGGACCCGTGACCGCCAAGCGCATCGTGACCCATTTTGGTCTGGACACCCTGGATATTATCGAAAACCAGATTGAACGGCTGGCCGAAGTACCGGGCATTGCCCGCAAACGGGTGCAGATGATTCAGGCGGCCTGGGCCACCCAGAAAGCGATCAAGGAAGTCATGCTGTTCCTGCAGGGGCATGGGGTCTCGACCACCTATGCTGTCAAAATCTACAAACAATACGGGGATGACGCGATCGCCACCGTCACCCACAATCCCTACCAGCTCGCGATCGAGGTCTATGGGATTGGCTTTGTCACTGCCGACGCGATCGCCCGCAACCTGGGAATTGCCCCCGACTCCGAATTCCGCTACCGGAGTGGGATTCTGCATGTGCTGGGGGAAGCCTCCGAGGAGGGTCACTGTTTCCTGCCGCAGAGTGATCTGGCGCAGCGGGTGGTAAAACGGCTGGCCTTGCCCGACCATCAGCCCCAGGCGGATCAGGTCCTATTACTCATGGGACAGATGGTGATCGATCGGGAGCTGATCCGCACCGAGGAGCCGATTCCTTCCCTGGACGAACCGGGCTACTATGCACCCCCCTTCTACTTTGCCGAACAGTCCCTGGCCGGACGGGTGCAGCAACTGCTGGCCCAGCCCCTGACGGTGGATCTGCCCAGGGTGCAGCGCTGGATCGAGCGGTTTATCGAGAAAACGGGGATGCCCCTATCAGAGCAGCAGCGGCAGGCCGTCGAGCAGGCCGCCTCCCAGCGGGTGCTGGTCCTGACGGGGGGACCAGGCACCGGCAAGACCTTCACCACCCGCACGATCGTCGCCCTCTGGAGGGCCATGGGCAAGACCCTAGCCCTAGCTTCCCCCACGGGACGAGCGGCCCAGCGACTGGCGGAAATGACCGGCCAGGAGGCCAAGACCATCCATCGCCTGCTGGAGTTTGACCCGAAGCAGATGAAATTCAAACGGGATTCGGATTCCCCCATCCCGGCCCAGGCGATCGTGGTCGATGAAGCCTCCATGGTGGACCTGTTCCTGGGCAACTCCCTGTTGAAGGCGATCGCCCCGGAGGCACAACTGCTACTGGTGGGTGATACAGACCAGCTCCCCAGCGTCGGTCCCGGTGCGGTGTTGCAGGATCTGATGGCCTCCGGGGTAGTGCCCGTGGTGCGGCTGACGGAAGTATTCCGGCAGGCCCAGACCAGCGCGATCGTCACCCAGGCCCACCGGATCAACAAAGGCCAGAAGCTCAGCCTGGAGACTGTTTCTGATGACCCCCAATCTGACTGTCTCTGGCTGGCAGCATCGGAGCCAGAGGAGGGGGTGCAAGGGATTCAGGATCTGATCACCCATTTAATTCCCAGGCTGGGGTTTGAGCCGATGCAGGATGTGCAAGTGCTCTGTCCCATGACACGGGGAGTTGTAGGCACCCGCAATTTGAATTTGGTGTTACAGCAACTGCTGAATCCTCCAGCGGCGGGGAAAGCCGAAATTGGGCAAAGCGGATCCATCCTGCGGTTGGGCGATCGGATCATCCAGCAGGTGAACGACTACGATCGGGAGGTCTTCAACGGGGACCTGGGCACCATCCTCACCCTCGATCCAGAAGAGCAGGAAGTGACAATCCAGTTTGGCGATCGGCGAGTTGCCTATGACTATGCCGACCTCAACGAGATTGCCCTAGCCTACAGCGTCACCACCCACAAGAGCCAGGGCAGCGAGTACCCAGTGGTGATCCTGCCAATTTACATGCAACATTACCCGATGTTATCCCGCAATCTGCTCTACACGGGCCTCACCCGCGCCAGAGAGTTGGCCATCTTTGTCGGACCCCAGCCTGCGATCGCCCTGGCCGTGCGGCAGGTAAGGGATCGGGAGCGGTATACAGGGCTAGCCGATCGGCTGCGGGGTTGAAGGGAATAAACTCCACAAGCAACAGCCCCTTCCTGGACCCACCCCGGCCCTGGGGGCCACCCCTCCCCAGAGGGGATTTTAGCCGATCCCTCGTACCCAGGCTCATCCCTCGTACCCAGGCTCATCCCTCGTACCCAGGCTCATCCCTCGTACCCAGGCTCATCCCTCGTACCCAGGCTCATCCCTCGTACCCAGGCTCACCCCTCGTGCCCAGGCTCATCCCTCGTACCCAGGCTCATCCCTCGTACCCAGGCTCTGCCTGGGTGCGCCAAGCCTGAAACCCAACACCAGTAAGGATCAGCACTGGAGGGGAGTTGCAGACGGGGTCAGACTGTACCATGGGGTTAACCTTCCGGCACCTGAGCAGAGCGGATGATCATGATTTTATGATTGAGATCAGCCTATTTCATCGTCCCGATCGCCAGGCAGAGAAAAACTGACATGATTGCATTTCCCGAAAAAGAGGACATGACTCCAGTGGCATACCTGGACTGGGAAGCACAACAGGAAACCAGATATGAATATATCAACGGTCAAGTCTATGCTATGACAGGGGGAACCATTCCCCACAATGCGATCGCCATTAACCTGATTGCAATCCTGCGAAACCAGGTGCGAGGTGGCCCCTGTCGGGTATTGGGCGCAGATGCCAAAGTCAGAATTACTGAGCAAGGACCGTTTTTCTATCCGGATGTTTTGGTAACTTGCGACGATCGCGATCGACGAGCGTTCAAATTCATTCAATTTCCCTGTTTAGTCGTCGAGGTTTTATCTCAAACCACCGAAGCCTACGATCGAGGCAGTAAATTTAGTCAGTATCGCCGTTTGGCCAGCCTCCGAGAGTATGTGCTGATCAGTTCTGAGCAAATCAACGTAGACATCTTTCGGTTGAATGAACGGGGCAAATGGGAACTGACATCCTATATCGCCAGTGACACGATTCAACTCACCAGTATTGATTTTGCCTTTCCCCTGGATTTGCTCTATGAAGAAGTTGAATTTTTGCCCTAAATTGCCCATTGAGCAATCTTGTTAGGCTTCACTTCATTCGTCCCTCGTACCCAGGCTCTGCCTGGGTGCCCAAAGCAGACCCACCCCGGCCCTGCGGGCCACCCCTCCCCAGAGGGGAGAAGCGGATTCCCATCTATGGCTCGGTGGCGTTGCCCAAAGCAGACCCACCCCGGCCCTGCGGGCCACCCCTCCCCAGAGGGGAGAAGCGGATAGTGTAGATTGGGTGCCCTAGATTGCTCATTGAGCAACCTAGTATGGTCAGTTAACCAGCCACCAGAGCCAATTAAATAGAACCATCATTTAAGCACTAAACTTAATCCCCTCCTGGGAGGGGTGGCGCATAGCGCCGGGGTGGGTTCTCAAAAGAGGATATGAAGATTGAAAGATTTGTCAGTCAATTAGCCCCCTGGATTTCTGCCAGTTTTTGAGCTGCATAATCACGCAATACGGGAACACCGATCGCAGTTCCGATCGCAGAGGCCGCTTCACAAGAGGCGATCGCCGCTTCCACCTGACCCAATTGGAGTTGGGCATTGACAATGAACCGGAGCAAGTTTCGCCCTTGGCTGTAGCGATCGCCAATCTGTAGATAGATCTGTTGAGCAGATTGAAAATAATCCAGGGCCGAAACCGGATCATCTTGTAAACTGCCCAAACCGAGTAAGGTGTTGGCTTCCCCCAGCCGATCCCCCACCTGGCGATAAATCTGCAACGCCTCCTGGTAGCGATTCAGGGCTTCATCGCGTTGGTCGAGAAACTGCAAGACATCGCCGATCGCTTTTAAGGTGTTGGCTTCCCCCAGCCGAGCCCCCACCTGGCGATAAATCTGCAACGCCTCCTGGTAGCGATTCAGGGCTTCACTGCTTTGTTTGAGAAACTGCAAGACATCGCCGATCGCTTTTAAGGTGTTGGCTTCCCCCAGCCGAGCCCCCACCTGGCGATAAATCTGCAACGCCTCCTGGTAGCGATTCAGGGCTTCACTGCTTTGTTTGAGAAACTGCAAGACATCGCCGATCGCTTTTAAGGTGTTGGCTTCCCCCAGCCGATCCCCCACCTGGCGATAAATCTGCAACGCCTCCTGGTAGCGATTCAGGGCTTCACTGCTTTGTTTGAGAAACTGCAAGACATCGCCAAAAACTTTCTGAAAATCGGCAAAGGGTTTTGAAGTCTCCGGGGGCCAACTGTCCCCTAACCGCGAGTAAAGCTGATAACGAGTCGCACTATACCCTCGGAGCGCTAAAAACTGGTCACAATCATCCCTGCCGTCTGTACCGTAGTAAACAACCTCCAAGGCAGTGGCATAGGCTCCCAGTTCACAGCAGTGGTGAAACAGTTCCAGGTAAGGAATGGCTGCGTCTTCTTCATCTGCTGCCATCAGTCGTTGTTGGCGCGATTGTTGATCAAAATAAGCTGCTGCTTTTTGGTGGGCCTGGGTCAGATCTACATTCCACTGCACATAGTGAGCAATGGCAGCCTGCACCTGATAGCGCCGGTTAGTGGCCTGTCCTAACTCTTCCAGCAACGATCGGGTAATTAATTCCCGTAGTTGTTGACGAGTTTCCAGTTCTCTCTCAGAGGCATCTTCCACCATAGAAATAGCCGCCTGAATCGTAAACGGAACCCGATAGACACTCAGATTTTGCAGCAAAGTCTGTTGTTGGGGATTCAGTCGTTCCCAATGCTGTTGCAAAATCCATTCTAGACAGGTTTCCACCGTCCGATGTTCGCCAGTGGCCCGTTTTGCCATCTGCTCAAATTCTGTCAGTTTGAGCCGTTCCGCCTCCCTCAGTTGCCCATCACAATAGTTGACCAGAAATGTAGCCGCCAGTTTCAGGGTCAGGGGATGCCCGTTGAGCAACTGAGAGAACTGTTGCAAGCTCGCCTCGCCTCCTTCCACCCCCCAGGCTGCGAGCAATTTGCCTCCAGCAACTGCATTCAGTCCTTCCAGCATCCGCCAGGTCGGAACCTCTCGCAGCGATCGGGGCTGTTCTCGCGTGGTCACCAGCACAGCACTGGTCTGGCCTTGGGCTAACCAGCGGCTAAAAAATTGATGATAGCCAGGATCTCGCCACTGCTGTTCCAGGTTCAACAGGGTTTCTAGATTATCCACCACCAGTAAATAGCGCTGTTGCCTCAGACAGTGCAGCAGGACGTTAATCTGCTCTGTGGTGCCTGCAGCGGCGAACCGCTGTTCTTGTTCTGGGCTCAGGGTCCTGGCAAACGTCTGATAGACCTTTTTGGCAAAAGCGAGAAATTCAGGCTGCTGACTGACATCCGCCCACAACACTGCTCCAAAACCCAACTCCGTTGATTGCTCATACAGGTATGCCGCCAGCCAGGATTTCCCGATGCCCCCAATACCCTGAAGCCCAACGATCGCAGTAGCTTCGTTCCGGAGCCAACCCTGGACGATCTCCAATTCCCGCCGATCCTGCCATTTCTTCAGCACCGGCGGCAGCGTAATCACATTGGTAGTGGGAGTTACTTGGTCGGTTCCCCATCCCGACGACTCCAGTCAGGGATTGGGAGGGGTGCCGTAGTAATTAATCGTTTCCGCCTGGTAGACCGTCCCCCCATCAATCTTGTTTTGAAAACCAGTTCCCCCATCGTAAATATTCTGGGTCTGGCTGCTGTTGTCCTGAATCTGGTTCAGGGTAATCTCCTGGGCGATCGCCTGCAACTCTGCGGCAAACTCCGGCTCCAGCATTTCCACGTCCAGGTACTTCTGGAGGGTGGCCAGGGCTGCCCGATCGCCCTTTTCGACATGCACCAGCGCCTCATCAACCTTCTGGTCCTGCTTACCACGCAGACGATTCCGAATCCGGTTCCACAGGTCGCCGAGCTTCTGGATGCCTGTTTCAGTAAACTTTTCGCCCAGCTTGCCTGCCCCAGCTTCAGCGAACTTCTGGAACACCAGTTCTGCGATCTTGCCTGCGGTCCAGATCCCGGCAGCGGCAGTGAATGGATCAGTCATGGTTCATCCTTCTGAGGAAAGAAAACTTCTTTAGTTATAGCCTGTCTCTAGGGTTCCTGTTGTCACCAGCAAATTTTTCCAGGTCAGCCTGGGGTCTGCTGGGGTGCCCAGGCAGAGCCTGGGCGTGAGGCTAGGGGGGCTGGGGTGCCCAGGCAGAGCCTGGGCGTGAGGCTAGGGGGGGCTCCCTTCTCCTGCGGGAGAAGGGTTGGGGATGAGGGTAATTCATATTTGCATTCAGCAAAGCCAGAGGTTCCTAGCCGTTTGATGCTTGGGCATGATCCATTGCAGGTGTTGCACAAGGAGTGGGTCACGATCGCATTCGAATGCATGCACCACCCATTCGAATGTTCCCTATGACTGAAGCGCTGTCCATAGACCATATTCGAATGCATGAGCTGCAGATGTGAATGTTCCCTATGCTTGAAGCCTTGTCCATAGAGCATATTCAAATGCACCGCTTGCAGATGTGAATGTTCCCTATGCTTGAAGCCTTGTCCACAGAACGCATTCGGATGGTTGGCTTTGCGATTGAATTGCAGGAGTAGCCCATGCGATCGCAACGAGTCATGTTGAGCCCATTTCTTGCGGATGCCGTTTGTGATGGAAGAAGATGAAGCGACGAATCCATTGCACATAGGCTTCCTCTGTTCGGTAGGCGTAGTGCTTGAGTCGGATTGT is from Leptolyngbya sp. 'hensonii' and encodes:
- a CDS encoding phage integrase N-terminal SAM-like domain-containing protein; this encodes MDQVRETIRLKHYAYRTEEAYVQWIRRFIFFHHKRHPQEMGST
- a CDS encoding tetratricopeptide repeat protein; the encoded protein is MITLPPVLKKWQDRRELEIVQGWLRNEATAIVGLQGIGGIGKSWLAAYLYEQSTELGFGAVLWADVSQQPEFLAFAKKVYQTFARTLSPEQEQRFAAAGTTEQINVLLHCLRQQRYLLVVDNLETLLNLEQQWRDPGYHQFFSRWLAQGQTSAVLVTTREQPRSLREVPTWRMLEGLNAVAGGKLLAAWGVEGGEASLQQFSQLLNGHPLTLKLAATFLVNYCDGQLREAERLKLTEFEQMAKRATGEHRTVETCLEWILQQHWERLNPQQQTLLQNLSVYRVPFTIQAAISMVEDASERELETRQQLRELITRSLLEELGQATNRRYQVQAAIAHYVQWNVDLTQAHQKAAAYFDQQSRQQRLMAADEEDAAIPYLELFHHCCELGAYATALEVVYYGTDGRDDCDQFLALRGYSATRYQLYSRLGDSWPPETSKPFADFQKVFGDVLQFLKQSSEALNRYQEALQIYRQVGDRLGEANTLKAIGDVLQFLKQSSEALNRYQEALQIYRQVGARLGEANTLKAIGDVLQFLKQSSEALNRYQEALQIYRQVGARLGEANTLKAIGDVLQFLDQRDEALNRYQEALQIYRQVGDRLGEANTLLGLGSLQDDPVSALDYFQSAQQIYLQIGDRYSQGRNLLRFIVNAQLQLGQVEAAIASCEAASAIGTAIGVPVLRDYAAQKLAEIQGAN